A genomic stretch from Vibrio cortegadensis includes:
- the norV gene encoding anaerobic nitric oxide reductase flavorubredoxin, whose translation MTIHVKNNIHWVGQRDWEVQDFHGTEYKMTKGTSYNSYLIREEKTVLIDTVDHRFSHQFIQNLEMEIDLKSIDYIVMNHAEEDHSGALSALMEKIPNTPIYCTEAAIDSIVGHHHHPEWNFKTVKTGDSLDIGNGKQLVFVEAPMLHWPDSMMTYITGDAVLFSNDAFGQHYCDEHLFNDEVDQNELMDQCLRYYSNILTPFSSLVIAKIKEVLSFNLPVDMIATSHGIVWRDNPIQIIEKYLEWADNYQEDRITIFYDSMSNNTRMMADAIAQGIHDVDPSVAVKVFNVSRQDKNEILANVFRSKGVLVGSSTMNNVMMPKVAGMLEEITGLRFKEKKAAAFGSYGWNGGAVDRIHARLTDAGFETAISLKTKWRPDGKAMRICREHGQQIAKQWALHDLAAVPLNAETKSNSGLVAAELPVSNKTVNTSVENTVEHIDPKSNDAHGDNCQCMICTVCNWVYDPAIGEVNQGVEPGTAWDAVPDYFLCPECNLGKDVFVPHQRSEVA comes from the coding sequence ATGACAATTCATGTAAAAAACAATATTCACTGGGTCGGTCAACGTGATTGGGAAGTTCAAGATTTCCACGGAACAGAATATAAAATGACCAAGGGTACCAGCTATAACAGTTATCTCATTCGTGAAGAAAAAACCGTATTGATTGATACGGTTGACCATCGATTCAGCCATCAGTTTATTCAAAATTTAGAGATGGAAATCGACCTTAAAAGCATCGACTACATAGTCATGAATCATGCAGAAGAAGATCACTCAGGTGCGTTATCGGCACTGATGGAAAAAATCCCCAACACGCCTATCTACTGTACAGAAGCGGCGATTGATTCGATTGTTGGGCACCATCATCATCCTGAATGGAACTTTAAAACCGTCAAAACCGGCGATAGCTTGGATATTGGTAACGGTAAACAACTGGTGTTTGTTGAAGCGCCGATGCTGCATTGGCCAGATAGCATGATGACTTACATCACTGGTGACGCTGTATTATTCAGTAACGATGCGTTTGGTCAGCACTACTGCGATGAGCACTTGTTCAATGATGAAGTGGATCAAAATGAGTTGATGGATCAATGCTTGCGTTATTACTCGAATATCCTCACGCCCTTCAGCAGTTTAGTGATTGCGAAAATCAAAGAGGTGTTGAGCTTTAACTTACCGGTCGACATGATTGCGACGTCTCATGGCATTGTTTGGCGCGATAATCCGATTCAAATTATCGAGAAATATTTAGAGTGGGCAGACAATTATCAAGAAGATCGAATCACGATTTTTTATGACTCAATGTCGAACAATACTCGAATGATGGCTGATGCGATTGCACAAGGTATTCATGATGTGGATCCAAGTGTTGCAGTGAAAGTCTTTAATGTTTCACGCCAAGATAAGAATGAAATTCTTGCCAATGTATTCCGCTCTAAAGGCGTGCTGGTCGGCTCTTCTACGATGAATAACGTAATGATGCCAAAAGTGGCGGGTATGCTAGAAGAGATCACTGGTCTGAGATTTAAAGAGAAGAAAGCCGCTGCATTTGGTAGCTATGGTTGGAATGGCGGGGCGGTTGATCGTATCCATGCTCGCTTAACTGATGCTGGTTTTGAAACCGCGATTAGCTTAAAAACGAAGTGGCGACCAGATGGTAAAGCGATGCGAATTTGCCGTGAACATGGACAACAAATCGCCAAACAGTGGGCATTACATGATTTAGCCGCCGTTCCATTGAATGCTGAAACCAAATCCAATTCTGGTTTAGTTGCCGCAGAGCTGCCTGTATCTAATAAGACCGTCAATACAAGCGTTGAAAATACGGTTGAGCATATTGACCCGAAATCTAACGATGCACACGGTGATAACTGCCAATGCATGATTTGTACGGTGTGTAACTGGGTATATGACCCAGCCATTGGCGAAGTGAACCAGGGTGTTGAGCCAGGAACCGCGTGGGATGCCGTTCCAGATTACTTCCTTTGCCCTGAGTGTAATTTAGGCAAAGATGTCTTTGTTCCTCACCAACGTTCCGAGGTCGCATAA
- a CDS encoding LysR substrate-binding domain-containing protein, whose translation MNKPLPSTKTLQSFLATAHHLNLTHAAKEMNLTQGAISRQIQSLEQHVGIDLFYRHARGLSLTPKGVELVPLIEETISQLKSALSQVSSSPDHIKLNAPSCITSWLLPRLMSFQQAFPDIDVELTSTIKHRFEPNFDPFDAVIVFGQPPKQKALQSDLLFEEKLTPICRPELMTEIEQKKALTPEDFTQFTWLHANSAQSDWATWLNHVGKANLQSKQNQHFATLDQAMNAAVQGFGIAVGDITLAEQDLLLGRVVSPHPQTVLSGNGYFLIQPKNRQNHSLSMLVDWLLK comes from the coding sequence ATGAATAAACCACTTCCCTCGACGAAAACACTGCAATCTTTTCTTGCGACCGCTCATCACCTCAACTTGACTCATGCCGCCAAGGAGATGAATTTAACACAAGGCGCAATTAGTCGGCAGATTCAAAGTTTGGAGCAGCATGTAGGCATTGATCTTTTTTATCGTCATGCAAGAGGGCTATCCCTCACACCTAAGGGGGTTGAGCTTGTTCCGTTAATTGAAGAGACCATCTCACAGCTCAAAAGTGCACTCTCTCAAGTCTCGTCCTCCCCAGATCACATTAAATTGAATGCTCCTAGCTGCATTACGTCATGGCTACTTCCAAGACTAATGAGCTTTCAACAAGCCTTTCCGGACATTGATGTTGAATTGACGTCAACCATCAAACATCGCTTCGAACCGAACTTCGATCCTTTCGATGCTGTGATTGTTTTTGGTCAACCTCCTAAACAAAAAGCACTACAGAGTGATCTATTATTCGAAGAAAAACTCACGCCGATCTGCCGACCTGAACTAATGACAGAGATTGAGCAGAAGAAAGCGCTCACCCCAGAAGATTTCACTCAATTTACTTGGTTGCACGCCAATTCAGCTCAAAGTGACTGGGCAACCTGGTTGAACCATGTCGGCAAAGCTAATTTACAGAGTAAGCAGAACCAACACTTTGCGACGCTAGATCAAGCAATGAATGCAGCAGTTCAAGGGTTTGGAATAGCAGTAGGTGATATCACTTTAGCGGAGCAAGATTTATTACTGGGAAGAGTCGTTTCACCTCATCCACAAACAGTGCTGTCGGGAAATGGGTATTTTCTCATTCAACCAAAAAACAGACAGAATCATTCACTGTCAATGCTGGTGGATTGGCTGCTGAAATAG
- a CDS encoding serine hydroxymethyltransferase, producing the protein MNNTYQNHSLESFFSTNLAATDDAVFAGIQAENARQNEQIELIASENIVSKAVMQAQGTCLTNKYAEGYPGRRYYGGCEHVDTVEAIAIERAKKLFNCEYANVQPHSGAQANGAVKLALLTPGDTILGMSLDAGGHLTHGARPALSGKWFNAVQYGVDKETLEIDYDAVLELAKEHQPKMIIAGGSAIPRVIDFAKFREIADEVGAILMVDMAHIAGLIATGAHPSPLPHAHVVTTTTHKTLRGPRGGMILTNHEDINKKINSAVFPGLQGGPLMHVIASKAVAFGEALGPEFSTYIDSVIENAKVLAEVLQTRGCDIVTGGTDTHLMLVDLRPKGLKGNKTEEALERAGITCNKNGIPFDTEKPMITSGIRLGTPAGTSRGFGSEEFKLIGEWIGDVLDGLVEHPEGNAEVEQRVRKQVKELCNRFPLYR; encoded by the coding sequence ATGAATAACACTTATCAGAATCACAGCTTAGAAAGTTTTTTCTCAACGAATCTTGCTGCTACAGACGACGCTGTTTTTGCGGGAATCCAAGCTGAAAATGCTCGCCAAAATGAACAGATCGAATTAATCGCTTCAGAAAACATTGTTTCTAAAGCCGTTATGCAAGCTCAAGGCACATGTTTAACCAACAAATATGCTGAAGGTTATCCTGGTCGCCGTTATTACGGTGGTTGCGAACATGTCGATACTGTTGAAGCTATCGCTATCGAACGTGCGAAAAAACTTTTTAATTGTGAATACGCAAACGTTCAACCTCACTCTGGCGCACAAGCCAATGGTGCAGTAAAACTTGCGTTACTCACACCTGGAGACACTATCTTAGGAATGTCTCTGGATGCTGGCGGCCACTTAACTCATGGTGCTCGCCCTGCTCTTTCTGGTAAGTGGTTCAACGCGGTTCAATACGGCGTAGATAAAGAGACATTAGAAATCGATTACGATGCTGTTCTTGAACTGGCTAAAGAGCATCAACCTAAGATGATCATTGCGGGTGGCTCTGCTATTCCACGCGTTATCGATTTTGCTAAATTCCGTGAAATTGCCGATGAAGTAGGCGCAATTTTGATGGTCGATATGGCGCACATTGCTGGCCTTATCGCAACAGGCGCACACCCTAGCCCACTACCACACGCTCACGTTGTAACAACAACAACGCACAAAACACTGCGTGGCCCTCGTGGCGGTATGATTCTGACTAACCACGAAGACATCAATAAAAAGATTAATTCTGCCGTATTCCCAGGCCTTCAAGGTGGCCCGCTGATGCACGTTATCGCATCGAAAGCCGTCGCATTTGGTGAAGCCCTTGGCCCTGAGTTCAGCACATATATCGATTCAGTGATCGAGAACGCAAAAGTTCTTGCTGAAGTGTTGCAAACTCGCGGTTGTGACATCGTGACTGGCGGAACTGACACACACCTAATGCTGGTTGACCTTCGCCCTAAAGGCCTAAAAGGCAACAAGACAGAAGAAGCTTTAGAACGTGCAGGGATCACATGTAACAAAAATGGAATTCCATTCGATACAGAAAAACCTATGATTACATCTGGCATCCGATTGGGTACACCAGCTGGCACTAGCCGTGGTTTCGGCAGTGAAGAATTCAAACTCATCGGAGAGTGGATTGGTGACGTTCTGGATGGGCTTGTAGAACACCCTGAAGGTAACGCAGAAGTAGAACAGCGCGTTCGCAAACAAGTGAAAGAGCTCTGTAACCGATTCCCTCTATACCGTTAA
- a CDS encoding helix-turn-helix domain-containing protein produces MSEDIYDEYPSLTLAKESQDQNIEPLKLGQRIKEVRSKLGITLEEASQRTGLARSTLSKIENEQISPTFQAMQKLALGLQIDMPQLFEPPRKKVATGRRDITKSGLGKSHPTPTYEHELLATQLSNKKMMPFKSRVHARSFDEYGDWVRHDGEEFLLILSGNVMFYSEFYEPVELSEGDSVYYDANMGHMLISTSDEDAHILWVTAK; encoded by the coding sequence ATGTCGGAAGATATCTATGACGAATACCCGTCCCTGACCTTGGCGAAGGAATCCCAAGATCAAAATATAGAACCATTAAAATTGGGACAACGAATTAAAGAGGTTCGTAGCAAGTTAGGTATAACGCTGGAAGAGGCAAGCCAGCGTACAGGTTTAGCGCGTTCAACCTTGAGCAAAATTGAAAATGAACAGATTTCGCCCACGTTTCAGGCTATGCAAAAATTGGCTCTTGGTTTACAAATAGATATGCCTCAACTGTTTGAACCACCAAGGAAAAAGGTGGCGACAGGGCGTCGCGATATTACCAAGTCAGGTTTAGGTAAATCACACCCTACGCCGACATATGAACATGAACTGCTTGCGACGCAACTTTCTAATAAAAAAATGATGCCGTTCAAGAGTCGTGTTCATGCCCGTTCGTTTGATGAATATGGGGACTGGGTTCGACACGATGGGGAAGAGTTCCTGCTTATTCTTTCTGGCAATGTGATGTTTTATTCTGAGTTTTATGAACCTGTCGAATTAAGTGAAGGGGACAGCGTTTATTACGACGCAAATATGGGGCATATGTTGATCTCTACGAGTGATGAAGATGCGCATATTTTGTGGGTAACAGCAAAGTAA
- the gcvH gene encoding glycine cleavage system protein GcvH produces the protein MDNTLKFAESHEWVKDNGDGTVTIGISEHAQEMLGDVVFVDLPEEGDEVEAGESFSLVESVKAASDIYAPVTGEIVEINEELEDSPELINEESYEGGWIVKVKLADASELDNLKGAEEYLASIEED, from the coding sequence ATGGACAACACACTGAAGTTTGCAGAAAGCCACGAATGGGTAAAAGACAACGGTGACGGTACTGTAACTATTGGTATTTCAGAGCACGCTCAAGAAATGCTAGGTGACGTAGTATTCGTAGACCTGCCAGAAGAAGGTGACGAAGTTGAAGCAGGTGAAAGCTTTTCACTTGTTGAATCTGTAAAAGCGGCATCGGACATCTACGCACCTGTTACTGGTGAAATTGTTGAAATCAACGAAGAACTTGAAGACAGCCCAGAGCTAATCAACGAAGAGTCTTATGAAGGTGGTTGGATTGTTAAAGTGAAGCTTGCTGATGCATCTGAACTAGACAATCTAAAAGGTGCAGAAGAGTACCTTGCTAGCATTGAAGAAGATTAA
- the norR gene encoding nitric oxide reductase transcriptional regulator NorR: MDKYKQEWIQVALDITSGISEQDRFVRLLATVRNMLKCDASALLIYQDQHFTPLATNGLSDDVMGRRFDIEQHPRLEAIARAGDVVRFPSDSDLPDPYDGLIPNHEDELKVHACIGLPLLQDDRLIGAVTIDAFDPMQFSRFSDHELRLISALAASSLHTALLMERLERNAGVNHSDMSQAHTRATQQEIIGQSEAMIELKNQISAVANTDLSVLVMGETGVGKELVAQAIHAQSQRNEEALVYLNCAALPESVAESELFGHIKGAFTGAISNRKGKFELANKGTLFLDEIGELSLGLQAKLLRALQYGDIQRVGDDSHIKVDVRIVAATNRIMHEEVKTGQFRADLYHRLSVFPIFVPPLRKRDKDVILLAGFFAERCQHKLNIASINLSAPVLALLLQSRWLGNVRELEHAINRAAVLARAESNSAHLTLQPHHFQMSNEPDRLLDIETHLNASSANGQQSHSDNDLTNLHNFEHLQDLELKRATEQFQTQFIQHAYLENEQNLSATAKQLGLNPGNLHRLMKRLGLK; the protein is encoded by the coding sequence ATGGATAAATATAAGCAAGAGTGGATTCAGGTGGCGTTAGACATTACATCTGGAATTTCGGAACAAGACCGTTTTGTTCGACTATTAGCAACGGTTCGAAATATGTTGAAGTGCGATGCGTCCGCACTATTGATCTATCAAGATCAGCACTTCACTCCACTCGCAACTAATGGCTTAAGTGATGATGTAATGGGGCGTCGATTCGATATTGAGCAGCATCCGCGTTTAGAAGCTATTGCAAGAGCGGGTGATGTTGTTCGATTTCCTTCTGACAGCGACCTCCCTGATCCTTACGACGGCCTAATTCCAAATCATGAGGACGAGTTAAAGGTACATGCATGTATCGGCTTACCTTTATTGCAAGATGACCGACTTATTGGCGCGGTCACCATTGATGCTTTTGATCCTATGCAGTTCAGCCGTTTCTCTGATCATGAGCTACGTTTGATCAGTGCGCTTGCTGCAAGTAGCCTTCATACCGCTCTATTGATGGAAAGACTGGAACGCAACGCTGGCGTCAACCACAGTGACATGTCCCAAGCCCATACACGTGCAACGCAGCAAGAGATCATTGGTCAGTCAGAGGCTATGATTGAGCTTAAAAATCAAATCAGCGCTGTCGCGAATACTGACCTCTCCGTTCTTGTTATGGGTGAAACGGGCGTTGGTAAAGAACTGGTGGCTCAGGCCATTCATGCTCAATCACAACGAAACGAGGAAGCATTAGTTTATTTAAATTGCGCTGCGCTGCCTGAATCTGTTGCTGAAAGTGAGTTGTTTGGACACATAAAAGGGGCCTTTACTGGCGCGATCAGTAACCGAAAAGGTAAGTTCGAACTGGCAAATAAGGGAACGCTATTTCTCGACGAAATTGGTGAGTTATCGTTAGGCTTACAAGCGAAACTGCTTCGCGCTTTGCAATACGGGGATATACAGCGTGTCGGTGATGACAGCCACATCAAAGTTGATGTTCGCATTGTCGCGGCGACCAACCGGATCATGCATGAAGAGGTAAAAACAGGGCAGTTCAGAGCTGATTTATACCATCGCTTGAGCGTTTTTCCAATATTCGTTCCACCACTTCGTAAGCGCGATAAAGATGTCATCTTACTTGCTGGTTTTTTTGCAGAACGCTGCCAACATAAACTGAATATTGCCAGTATCAACCTTTCTGCTCCAGTACTTGCGCTTTTGCTGCAAAGCCGTTGGTTAGGTAATGTTCGTGAGCTAGAACATGCAATCAATCGCGCGGCGGTTTTAGCAAGAGCGGAATCAAATAGTGCCCACCTCACACTGCAACCCCATCACTTTCAAATGAGTAATGAACCAGACAGGTTATTGGATATTGAGACTCACCTAAATGCCAGTAGTGCCAATGGACAGCAATCTCACTCTGACAACGATCTTACTAACCTGCACAACTTTGAGCATTTACAAGATTTAGAGCTAAAACGAGCGACAGAGCAGTTTCAAACTCAGTTTATTCAGCACGCCTATTTAGAAAACGAACAAAACCTCAGTGCGACTGCTAAACAGCTTGGACTTAACCCCGGGAACCTGCATCGATTAATGAAGCGACTCGGATTGAAATAG
- the hisC gene encoding histidinol-phosphate transaminase — protein MSSLASCLVPEAVKKLIPYQSARRIGGAGRIWLNANELETPVQYGSSVQAYNRYPDFLPHDIAAAYQSYCQIDSPTVAVRGADEAIDLLIRTFCQPGRDRVLICPPTYAMYEFCADALAIETIQVPLLDSFNLNVEAVIEQSHNANLVFLCSPNNPTGNVIPKEEIIRVLDATQQHAIVVVDEAYIEFEMKTSVVSLIEQYPNLVVIRTLSKAFGLAAVRCGFILADKSVMEYVAKLIPPYPMPDCVAEIVLQALSQEGLETIATSTNELIDVKTWFIKELEKFECIEKIYPSATNFVLLRVSESFDLFNLLLSNGIVTRNQGHEPALRNCIRITIGTKESMVEVLKVLQNQVSNQ, from the coding sequence TTGTCGTCATTAGCATCTTGCTTAGTACCGGAGGCGGTAAAAAAATTAATACCTTATCAATCTGCTAGACGTATTGGTGGCGCTGGCCGTATTTGGTTGAACGCTAATGAACTTGAGACACCAGTACAGTATGGTTCGTCAGTGCAAGCTTACAATCGCTATCCTGATTTTCTTCCTCATGATATTGCTGCTGCCTACCAATCATATTGTCAGATAGATAGCCCTACGGTGGCTGTTCGAGGTGCGGATGAAGCCATTGATTTACTGATCCGAACTTTTTGTCAGCCCGGAAGAGACAGAGTTTTGATCTGCCCGCCGACTTACGCGATGTATGAGTTCTGTGCTGATGCATTAGCGATAGAGACGATTCAAGTTCCTCTACTTGATAGCTTCAATTTAAACGTAGAAGCCGTGATTGAGCAATCACATAACGCCAACCTTGTATTTTTGTGTTCACCGAATAACCCAACAGGTAACGTGATCCCGAAAGAAGAGATCATTCGAGTACTCGACGCGACTCAACAGCATGCGATTGTCGTGGTAGATGAGGCGTACATCGAGTTTGAAATGAAAACCAGCGTGGTTTCTCTTATCGAACAGTATCCAAATCTTGTGGTTATTCGAACGTTATCGAAAGCGTTTGGTCTTGCGGCGGTGCGCTGTGGGTTCATTCTCGCGGATAAAAGCGTCATGGAATATGTGGCAAAGCTTATCCCACCGTACCCTATGCCAGATTGTGTAGCCGAAATCGTCTTGCAAGCCTTATCTCAGGAAGGTTTAGAAACCATTGCAACCTCAACGAATGAATTGATTGATGTTAAAACGTGGTTTATTAAAGAACTCGAAAAGTTTGAATGCATAGAGAAGATATACCCTTCTGCAACGAACTTTGTATTGCTTCGAGTTTCAGAATCATTTGATTTATTTAACCTCTTGTTAAGCAATGGTATTGTGACCCGAAATCAAGGACATGAACCCGCACTTAGGAACTGTATTCGTATCACTATAGGCACCAAAGAAAGCATGGTCGAAGTGCTCAAGGTATTACAAAATCAAGTCAGTAATCAGTAA
- the norW gene encoding NADH:flavorubredoxin reductase NorW, translating to MTAPITIIGSGFAAYQLVKSIRRQDNSVSIRVITADDGHDYNKPDLSHVFSKQQQVSDVITLKSEAFAQQYHVELLTNHQVTSVDAEAQTVTSNEKTYSYSSLVFATGATPFVPPFAGSANNRIMTLNSLKEFERYQTDISTSKHMLLIGGGLIGVELALDLANSGKKVTLVEPNTTLMQNLLPEYVAEKLTQALKCNQVVVHTEVTVTELHEREEEIITAQLNDGSKIEADSVMVCAGLKPNVALAEKSGLAVNRGICVNSQLQTSQPNIYALGDCAELDGQVRAYLQPTLMSATALAKTLLGSPSAVNLPSMMIKVKTPSYPIQVAGITDSKQVTRWNMDIDATGIIAKAFDEKETLIGFVVTEQKVTQAFTLLRAL from the coding sequence ATGACAGCTCCGATAACCATTATTGGCAGTGGTTTTGCTGCTTATCAACTGGTGAAGTCGATCCGTCGCCAAGATAATAGTGTCTCAATTCGCGTGATCACTGCCGATGATGGACATGATTATAATAAGCCGGATTTAAGCCATGTATTTTCTAAACAGCAGCAAGTTAGTGATGTCATCACATTGAAATCGGAAGCGTTCGCACAGCAGTATCATGTTGAGCTTCTAACCAATCATCAGGTGACATCTGTTGATGCTGAAGCGCAAACAGTGACTTCCAATGAGAAAACATACAGTTATTCGTCGCTGGTTTTCGCGACGGGAGCAACACCATTTGTCCCTCCTTTTGCAGGAAGCGCCAATAACCGGATCATGACGTTGAATAGCTTGAAGGAATTTGAGCGCTACCAAACAGACATCTCAACATCTAAGCATATGCTGTTAATTGGTGGCGGCTTGATTGGAGTTGAATTAGCACTAGATTTGGCGAATTCAGGTAAAAAAGTGACTTTAGTCGAACCTAATACGACCTTAATGCAAAACTTGTTACCTGAGTATGTTGCTGAAAAATTGACTCAAGCATTAAAGTGCAATCAAGTGGTTGTTCATACAGAAGTCACGGTTACGGAACTTCATGAGCGTGAAGAGGAAATAATCACAGCGCAACTTAATGATGGCAGTAAGATTGAAGCTGACAGTGTGATGGTTTGTGCTGGCTTAAAACCCAACGTTGCCTTGGCTGAAAAGAGTGGATTAGCTGTAAATCGCGGGATCTGCGTAAATTCGCAGTTACAAACCTCGCAGCCAAACATTTATGCATTAGGTGATTGTGCTGAGCTTGATGGTCAGGTTAGGGCGTATTTACAGCCGACATTGATGAGTGCAACGGCGCTAGCGAAAACATTGCTTGGTAGTCCTAGTGCTGTGAATTTACCGTCGATGATGATTAAAGTGAAAACGCCGAGTTACCCTATTCAAGTTGCAGGTATTACCGATAGTAAACAAGTCACCCGCTGGAATATGGACATTGATGCTACGGGGATCATCGCAAAAGCCTTTGATGAAAAGGAAACGCTAATAGGTTTTGTTGTGACTGAACAGAAGGTAACACAAGCCTTTACCCTATTAAGAGCTTTATAA
- the gcvT gene encoding glycine cleavage system aminomethyltransferase GcvT: MTQENVNQEMLKTPLHALHVEVGAKMVPFAGYDMPVQYPLGVKKEHLHCRDAAGLFDVSHMGQLRLHGANAAKVLESLVPVDIIDLPSGKQRYAFFTNEQGGIMDDLMVANLGDHLFVVVNAACKAQDIDHLIAHLPTDVELEVIDDRALLALQGPKAAEVLARFQPAVADMLFMDVQKLDIDGVECIVSRSGYTGEDGYEISVPNDHADALARKLTAETEVEWIGLGARDSLRLECGLCLYGHDLDTTTTPVEASLLWGIQKVRRTDGERAGGFPGADIILDQLITKDVKRKRVGLVGQTKAPVREGAELFDAEGNQVGVVTSGTAGPNAGKPVSMAYVRTDLAVIGTEIFADVRGKKLPMTVEKMPFVPQRYYRG, encoded by the coding sequence ATGACTCAAGAAAACGTTAATCAAGAAATGCTGAAAACCCCTTTACACGCTTTGCACGTAGAAGTTGGCGCGAAAATGGTGCCGTTTGCTGGCTATGATATGCCAGTGCAATACCCGCTTGGCGTGAAGAAAGAGCATTTACATTGTCGTGATGCTGCGGGTCTGTTTGATGTTTCTCATATGGGTCAACTTCGTCTCCATGGTGCGAACGCAGCAAAAGTTCTTGAGTCTTTGGTTCCAGTGGACATAATTGATTTGCCATCAGGTAAGCAGCGTTACGCGTTCTTTACTAATGAGCAAGGCGGTATTATGGATGATTTGATGGTGGCTAACCTTGGCGATCACCTATTCGTTGTTGTTAATGCCGCGTGCAAAGCACAAGATATCGACCACCTGATTGCTCACCTTCCAACGGATGTTGAGCTTGAAGTGATTGACGATCGTGCGCTACTTGCGCTGCAAGGGCCAAAAGCCGCAGAAGTGCTTGCTCGTTTTCAACCAGCTGTCGCTGACATGCTGTTCATGGATGTGCAAAAATTAGACATTGATGGCGTGGAATGCATCGTGAGCCGCAGTGGTTACACGGGTGAAGATGGTTACGAAATTTCGGTTCCTAATGATCATGCAGATGCTCTCGCTCGTAAATTAACAGCGGAAACTGAAGTTGAATGGATTGGTCTTGGTGCGCGTGATTCTCTACGTTTAGAGTGTGGTCTTTGCCTATACGGTCACGATTTAGATACGACTACCACACCTGTTGAAGCAAGCTTGCTTTGGGGTATTCAAAAGGTTCGTCGTACTGATGGCGAACGTGCTGGTGGTTTCCCTGGTGCCGATATTATTCTGGATCAGCTGATCACGAAAGATGTGAAGCGTAAGCGTGTTGGTCTGGTTGGTCAAACGAAAGCGCCTGTGCGTGAAGGCGCTGAACTATTTGATGCGGAAGGCAATCAAGTGGGTGTCGTAACCAGCGGAACGGCAGGGCCGAATGCGGGTAAACCTGTATCAATGGCTTATGTACGCACAGATTTAGCGGTGATTGGGACTGAAATTTTTGCTGACGTTCGTGGTAAAAAACTCCCAATGACAGTAGAAAAAATGCCATTCGTTCCACAACGTTACTACCGTGGCTAA